The following coding sequences are from one Tubulanus polymorphus chromosome 12, tnTubPoly1.2, whole genome shotgun sequence window:
- the LOC141913879 gene encoding uncharacterized protein LOC141913879 isoform X2 produces METSNTCSCIVHNCTNHRRSNESIHLSPISFHIIPKPRDCNKPLLAVIRKWIEIIAHPRLTLKTLSHGSEMFYICSDHFQEKDFTGTRQRILKDIAVPSIFPPGHPSHDPTLYLSFRKRMKPRSPIQDRGGLPSPGGPMPGGPLPGGPPPIKRMRKNNNDHRQTADINVNHSVVRNKTLNRGVEPIIIDEDDDDEETSPRQPLKSPIHAQRSPLQTLKRKTPTVVPPPPTAAPPKSSGNQVLSPTIKPLNQSLKPTAVVTIIDDDDDDKDVIVTMETRSPKVSTKTNQCARRPDQQTPAPPSEQPVNGAHLKTVRKPLTVAPPMIPARVVTPSSFKTNPIAKTLSPGNRGTEKITDIPEDQPDDVVIIDSPSNKSLNISPKSISDSSLTVKDTQRNENGSEIETITRPQAKRGRPPKSKMKIRLITKTGTYSVEHTGPTTGTPSVERTTGTSSLERTVPLTRTSSVERTTGTSSLERTVPLTRTSSVERTVPLTRTSSLERTVMGTSGGEIHTVPGTSGLGIKLTSLNAGSDESNSKTMKALLTLLEKKEEPEVEVLGSVPGRWVPLDEYYYGKQEGLIESQEIGEYRFKCYHCQIMLYNNIKVMIHMRAHIESEKQQNIDLNDLTQCKHCFRQFDTPFEMQTHVEKVHQSNSCVLVCRICEKDHTTHRTLTAHMRTVHKPCEMPYVCQLCSFRSSLYDDIIDHFNKKHDKTRHVLCFYCLKVFKVSLSSRHGWGLTQSFYQHLQRHQTHSTCRKCTACKLVFVTKNDLKFHKSTHHATNRRTDTGRNCISNTGKTTSNEQVMIQLGGGKGRVGTSHIKSLNVPQHSKVQEMSSVKIVEPVSHLRCVECTKVMSSRGHYKKYIQCSLCRFATCCSNSYSSHMLKYHAGYGTLDIPLEHPQPEFMFCLCGFRSRYGNTLAHHLVFCNKFSCYKTRPAPRCVEVFETVSPDMCDTANTDEVPQTIFTALGLKRKRSNEEPIADDPDHICRTIVSSIVNEVVPLEIIEIPDSDRDGAKDNAGTVSLKGVENENIRRSDDNLETHNNKPDIGTVTLKAEINDELVKLELVPNQLVDTTVDPAKIDILSNVITLKNENAELQNDTISSQIAVVVKTEVDSDLVKTNEAEIDKTMNSMEQSENISQGNDVVITDTHNDQISIPTGHNQIETESNVNLIKVEGTCDDLASTYEANDNKVDTVDVKEERPDTDEVNEERPDTNEVNEERPDTDEVNEERPDTDEVNEERPDTDEVNEERPDTDEVNEERPDTDEVNEERPDTDEVNEERPDTDEVNEERPDTDEVNEERPDTDEVNEERPDTDEVNEERPDTDEVNEERPDTDEVNEERPDTDEVNEERPDTDEVNEERPDTDEVNEERPDTDEVNEERPDTDEVKEERPEMDDVIEDETGVETNEQVVDSGATNDTDVEMVEAKEQDTDCSEAMEVDICKDVSNPEILAVNGLQHEPKNGQLIVNKNNLINEKVKTGSLNLGCNSDNN; encoded by the exons ATGGAGACGTCCAACACGTGTTCGTGTATTGTACATAATTGTACGAATCATAGACGCTCGAACGAGTCGATTCATCTGTCGCCGATCAGCTTCCATATTATCCCGAAACCTCGCGACTGCAACAAGCCGTTACTAGCGGTGATTAGAAAGTGGATTGAAATCATCGCGCATCCGCGGTTAACACTAAAAACACTATCGCACGGATCGGAAATGTTCTATATTTGTAGCGATCATTTCCAG gaAAAAGATTTTACAGGAACGAGACAACGTATATTAAAAGATATCGCAGTGCCATCTATATTTCCCCCGGGACATCCGAGTCATGACCCAACGTTGTATTTAAGCTTCAGAAAACGTATGAAACCTCGATCACCCATCCAG GATCGAGGCGGATTACCATCGCCTGGAGGACCAATGCCTGGAGGACCACTGCCTGGAGGACCACCACCTATAAAAAGAATGcgtaaaaataataatgaccATAGACAAACTGCTGATATAAATGTGAATCATTCGGTTGTGAGA aataAAACGTTAAACCGAGGAGTAGAACCGATTATtattgatgaagatgatgatgacgaggaAACCAGTCCACGACAACCGCTAAAATCTCCGATCCACGCACAAAGGAGTCCATTGCAGACGCTGAAAAGGAAAACTCCGACTGTTGTTCCTCCGCCTCCAACTGCAGCTCCTCCGAAATCAAGCGGTAATCAGGTTTTATCACCCACCATAAAAC CGTTGAATCAATCGTTAAAGCCGACCGCCGTGGTTACCATTattgacgacgacgatgacgataaGGATGTCATCGTTACCATGGAAACAAGATCTCCGAAAGTCTCGACGAAAACCAATCAATGCGCGCGACGTCCCGACCAACAGACACCGGCGCCACCTAGTGAACAACCAGTAAACGGCGCGCATCTAAAAACTGTACGAAAACCGTTGACCGTAGCGCCACCTATGATACCAGCTCGGGTTGTTACACCTTCTAGTTTTAAAACAAATCCGATCGCTAAGACTTTGTCGCCAGGAAACCGAGGAACGGAGAAAATAACAG ATATTCCGGAAGATCAGCCGGATGATGTTGTTATAATCGATTCTCcttcaaataaatcattgaatatatcACCGAAATCTATCAGTGATTCCTCGCTCACTGTTAAAGACACTCAACGTAATGAG AATGGAAGTGAAATTGAAACGATCACGCGTCCACAAGCGAAGAGAGGTCGGCCTCCTAAATCTAAAA TGAAAATACGTCTCATAACAAAAACGGGGACATACAGCGTGGAGCATACCGGACCAACGACAGGTACACCCAGTGTGGAGCGTACCACAGGGACATCCAGTCTGGAGCGCACCGTTCCGCTGACAAGGACATCCAGTGTGGAGCGTACCACAGGGACATCCAGTCTGGAGCGCACCGTCCCGCTGACAAGGACATCCAGTGTGGAGCGTACCGTCCCATTGACAAGGACATCCAGTCTGGAGCGTACGGTGATGGGGACATCCGGTGGTGAGATACATACAGTACCAGGGACGTCCGGACTCGGTATCAAACTTACTTCACTAAACGCCGGCTCCGACGAGTCCAACTCGAAAACGATGAAAGCCCTTTTAACGTTGTTGGAAAAGAAAGAAGAACCGGAAGTAGAAGTTCTGGGTTCGGTCCCGGGACGTTGGGTTCCTCTCGATGAGTATTACTACGGTAAACAGGAAGGGCTCATTGAATCTCAGGAGATCGGAGAATATCGATTTAAA TGTTATCATTGTCAGATAATGTTGTACAAcaatataaaagtaatgaTCCACATGCGAGCGCATATCGAGAGTGAGAAACAACAGAATATCGATTTGAATGATCTAACTCAATGTAAACATTGTTTCCGTCAATTTGATACTCCATTTGAGATGCAAACTCACGTCGAAAAG GTCCATCAGAGTAATAGTTGTGTACTCGTTTGTCGTATTTGTGAGAAAGATCACACGACTCATCGAACATTGACGGCTCACATGAGAACTGTTCATAAACCGTGTGAAATGCCGTACGTCTGCCAACTGTGTTCATTCAGGTCATCGCTTTACGACGATATCATCGACCATTTCAACAAG aaacaTGATAAAACCCGACATGTTTTATGTTTCTATTGTTTGAAAGTGTTTAAAGTTTCTCTGTCGTCGCGTCACGGCTGgggtttaactcagagtttcTATCAACATTTACAACGACATCAAACTCACTCGACGTGTCGTAAATGTACAGCGTGTAAACTAGTGTTCGTTACGAAAAACGATTTGAAATTCCATAAATCGACGCATCACGCGACAAACCGGCGCACTGATACCGGTAGAAACT GTATTTCAAACACAGGAAAAACTACATCGAACGAACAAGTAATGATCCAACTAGGTGGCGGTAAAGGTCGAGTTGGAACGAGTCATATTAAATCACTGAATGTACCTCAACACTCTAAAGTGCAGGAAATGTCGTCTGTGAAGATTGTAGAACCAGTCAGTCATCTACGCTGTGTCGAATGTACCAAAGTGATGTCGTCTAGAGGACATTATAA GAAATACATACAATGTTCATTGTGTCGGTTTGCGACGTGTTGTTCTAACTCTTACTCCTCGCACATGTTGAAATATCACGCCGGTTACGGTACCCTCGATATTCCTCTCGAACATCCGCAACCTGAATTCATGTTCTGCTTGTGCGGTTTTCGTAGTCGCTACGGTAACACGCTCG CTCATCATTTAGTATTTTGTAATAAGTTCTCGTGCTATAAAACTCGTCCAGCTCCGCGTTGCGTAGAGGTGTTTGAAACTGTGAGTCCTGATATGTGTGATACCGCCA ACACTGATGAAGTTCCACAAACGATTTTTACTGCTTTGGGTTTAAAACGAAAACGATCTAATGAAG AACCAATCGCCGATGATCCTGACCATATATGTCGCACAATTGTAAGCAGTATTGTCAACGAAGTTGTTCCTTtagaaatcattgaaatacctGATTCAGATCGCG ATGGCGCTAAAGACAATGCTGGAACTGTATCGCTCAAAGGTGTCGAAAACGAGAATATTCGTCGCTCGGACGACAATTTAGAAACGCATAATAACAAACCGGATATCGGCACGGTTACTTTGAAAGCGGAAATAAACGATGAACTCGTAAAATTAGAACTCGTACCGAATCAGTTGGTCGACACCACAGTTGACCCCGCTAAAATAGACATTCTATCTAATGTCATAACTCTTAAAAATGAGAATGCTGAACTGCAAAATGATACGATCAGTTCACAAATTGCGGTCGTTGTTAAAACTGAAGTTGATTCTGATTTAGTTAAAACAAACGAGGCAGAAATTGATAAAACGATGAATTCTATGGAACAATCGGAGAACATTTCTCAGGGAAATGAtgtagtaattactgatacacaTAATGATCAGATCTCGATACCTACCGGTCATAATCAGATAGAAACTGAGTCTAATGTGAATTTGATAAAAGTTGAAGGGACGTGTGATGATCTGGCGAGTACTTATGAGGCAAATGACAATAAGGTAGACACAGTTGACGTAAAGGAGGAAAGGCCAGACACTGATGAGGTAAATGAGGAAAGGCCAGACACTAATGAGGTAAATGAGGAAAGGCCAGACACTGATGAGGTAAATGAGGAAAGGCCAGACACTGATGAGGTAAATGAGGAAAGGCCAGACACTGATGAGGTAAATGAGGAAAGGCCAGACACTGATGAGGTAAATGAGGAAAGGCCAGACACTGATGAG GTAAATGAGGAAAGGCCAGACACTGATGAGGTAAATGAGGAAAGGCCAGACACTGATGAGGTAAATGAGGAAAGGCCAGACACTGATGAGGTAAATGAGGAAAGGCCAGACACTGATGAGGTAAATGAGGAAAGGCCAGACACTGATGAGGTAAATGAGGAAAGGCCAGACACTGATGAGGTAAATGAGGAAAGGCCAGACACTGATGAGGTAAATGAGGAAAGGCCAGACACTGATGAGGTAAATGAGGAAAGGCCAGACACTGATGAGGTAAATGAGGAAAGGCCAGACACTGATGAGGTAAATGAGGAAAGGCCAGACACTGATGAGGTAAATGAGGAAAGGCCAGACACTGATGAGGTAAAGGAGGAAAGGCCAGAAATGGATGATGTAATTGAAGATGAGACAGGTGTTGAGACGAATGAGCAGGTTGTAGATAGTGGTGCCACAAATGACACAGATGTAGAAATGGTTGAGGCAAAGGAACAAGATACAGATTGTAGTGAAGCAATGGAAGTGGATATTTGTAAAGATGTGTCCAATCCTGAAATACTGGCAGTTAATGGATTGCAACATGAACCAAAAAACGGACAATTGattgtaaataaaaataatttgataaatgaaaaagtaaaaactgGAAGTTTGAATTTAGGTTGTAATTCTGACAATAACTGA
- the LOC141913879 gene encoding uncharacterized protein LOC141913879 isoform X3, whose product METSNTCSCIVHNCTNHRRSNESIHLSPISFHIIPKPRDCNKPLLAVIRKWIEIIAHPRLTLKTLSHGSEMFYICSDHFQEKDFTGTRQRILKDIAVPSIFPPGHPSHDPTLYLSFRKRMKPRSPIQDRGGLPSPGGPMPGGPLPGGPPPIKRMRKNNNDHRQTADINVNHSVVRNKTLNRGVEPIIIDEDDDDEETSPRQPLKSPIHAQRSPLQTLKRKTPTVVPPPPTAAPPKSSGNQVLSPTIKPLNQSLKPTAVVTIIDDDDDDKDVIVTMETRSPKVSTKTNQCARRPDQQTPAPPSEQPVNGAHLKTVRKPLTVAPPMIPARVVTPSSFKTNPIAKTLSPGNRGTEKITDIPEDQPDDVVIIDSPSNKSLNISPKSISDSSLTVKDTQRNENGSEIETITRPQAKRGRPPKSKMKIRLITKTGTYSVEHTGPTTGTPSVERTTGTSSLERTVPLTRTSSVERTTGTSSLERTVPLTRTSSVERTVPLTRTSSLERTVMGTSGGEIHTVPGTSGLGIKLTSLNAGSDESNSKTMKALLTLLEKKEEPEVEVLGSVPGRWVPLDEYYYGKQEGLIESQEIGEYRFKCYHCQIMLYNNIKVMIHMRAHIESEKQQNIDLNDLTQCKHCFRQFDTPFEMQTHVEKVHQSNSCVLVCRICEKDHTTHRTLTAHMRTVHKPCEMPYVCQLCSFRSSLYDDIIDHFNKKHDKTRHVLCFYCLKVFKVSLSSRHGWGLTQSFYQHLQRHQTHSTCRKCTACKLVFVTKNDLKFHKSTHHATNRRTDTGRNCISNTGKTTSNEQVMIQLGGGKGRVGTSHIKSLNVPQHSKVQEMSSVKIVEPVSHLRCVECTKVMSSRGHYKKYIQCSLCRFATCCSNSYSSHMLKYHAGYGTLDIPLEHPQPEFMFCLCGFRSRYGNTLAHHLVFCNKFSCYKTRPAPRCVEVFETVSPDMCDTANTDEVPQTIFTALGLKRKRSNEEPIADDPDHICRTIVSSIVNEVVPLEIIEIPDSDRDGAKDNAGTVSLKGVENENIRRSDDNLETHNNKPDIGTVTLKAEINDELVKLELVPNQLVDTTVDPAKIDILSNVITLKNENAELQNDTISSQIAVVVKTEVDSDLVKTNEAEIDKTMNSMEQSENISQGNDVVITDTHNDQISIPTGHNQIETESNVNLIKVEGTCDDLASTYEANDNKVDTVDVKEERPDTDEVNEERPDTDEVNEERPDTDEVNEERPDTDEVNEERPDTDEVNEERPDTDEVNEERPDTDEVNEERPDTDEVNEERPDTDEVNEERPDTDEVNEERPDTDEVNEERPDTDEVNEERPDTDEVNEERPDTDEVNEERPDTDEVNEERPDTDEVNEERPDTDEVNEERPDTDEVNEERPDTDEVKEERPEMDDVIEDETGVETNEQVVDSGATNDTDVEMVEAKEQDTDCSEAMEVDICKDVSNPEILAVNGLQHEPKNGQLIVNKNNLINEKVKTGSLNLGCNSDNN is encoded by the exons ATGGAGACGTCCAACACGTGTTCGTGTATTGTACATAATTGTACGAATCATAGACGCTCGAACGAGTCGATTCATCTGTCGCCGATCAGCTTCCATATTATCCCGAAACCTCGCGACTGCAACAAGCCGTTACTAGCGGTGATTAGAAAGTGGATTGAAATCATCGCGCATCCGCGGTTAACACTAAAAACACTATCGCACGGATCGGAAATGTTCTATATTTGTAGCGATCATTTCCAG gaAAAAGATTTTACAGGAACGAGACAACGTATATTAAAAGATATCGCAGTGCCATCTATATTTCCCCCGGGACATCCGAGTCATGACCCAACGTTGTATTTAAGCTTCAGAAAACGTATGAAACCTCGATCACCCATCCAG GATCGAGGCGGATTACCATCGCCTGGAGGACCAATGCCTGGAGGACCACTGCCTGGAGGACCACCACCTATAAAAAGAATGcgtaaaaataataatgaccATAGACAAACTGCTGATATAAATGTGAATCATTCGGTTGTGAGA aataAAACGTTAAACCGAGGAGTAGAACCGATTATtattgatgaagatgatgatgacgaggaAACCAGTCCACGACAACCGCTAAAATCTCCGATCCACGCACAAAGGAGTCCATTGCAGACGCTGAAAAGGAAAACTCCGACTGTTGTTCCTCCGCCTCCAACTGCAGCTCCTCCGAAATCAAGCGGTAATCAGGTTTTATCACCCACCATAAAAC CGTTGAATCAATCGTTAAAGCCGACCGCCGTGGTTACCATTattgacgacgacgatgacgataaGGATGTCATCGTTACCATGGAAACAAGATCTCCGAAAGTCTCGACGAAAACCAATCAATGCGCGCGACGTCCCGACCAACAGACACCGGCGCCACCTAGTGAACAACCAGTAAACGGCGCGCATCTAAAAACTGTACGAAAACCGTTGACCGTAGCGCCACCTATGATACCAGCTCGGGTTGTTACACCTTCTAGTTTTAAAACAAATCCGATCGCTAAGACTTTGTCGCCAGGAAACCGAGGAACGGAGAAAATAACAG ATATTCCGGAAGATCAGCCGGATGATGTTGTTATAATCGATTCTCcttcaaataaatcattgaatatatcACCGAAATCTATCAGTGATTCCTCGCTCACTGTTAAAGACACTCAACGTAATGAG AATGGAAGTGAAATTGAAACGATCACGCGTCCACAAGCGAAGAGAGGTCGGCCTCCTAAATCTAAAA TGAAAATACGTCTCATAACAAAAACGGGGACATACAGCGTGGAGCATACCGGACCAACGACAGGTACACCCAGTGTGGAGCGTACCACAGGGACATCCAGTCTGGAGCGCACCGTTCCGCTGACAAGGACATCCAGTGTGGAGCGTACCACAGGGACATCCAGTCTGGAGCGCACCGTCCCGCTGACAAGGACATCCAGTGTGGAGCGTACCGTCCCATTGACAAGGACATCCAGTCTGGAGCGTACGGTGATGGGGACATCCGGTGGTGAGATACATACAGTACCAGGGACGTCCGGACTCGGTATCAAACTTACTTCACTAAACGCCGGCTCCGACGAGTCCAACTCGAAAACGATGAAAGCCCTTTTAACGTTGTTGGAAAAGAAAGAAGAACCGGAAGTAGAAGTTCTGGGTTCGGTCCCGGGACGTTGGGTTCCTCTCGATGAGTATTACTACGGTAAACAGGAAGGGCTCATTGAATCTCAGGAGATCGGAGAATATCGATTTAAA TGTTATCATTGTCAGATAATGTTGTACAAcaatataaaagtaatgaTCCACATGCGAGCGCATATCGAGAGTGAGAAACAACAGAATATCGATTTGAATGATCTAACTCAATGTAAACATTGTTTCCGTCAATTTGATACTCCATTTGAGATGCAAACTCACGTCGAAAAG GTCCATCAGAGTAATAGTTGTGTACTCGTTTGTCGTATTTGTGAGAAAGATCACACGACTCATCGAACATTGACGGCTCACATGAGAACTGTTCATAAACCGTGTGAAATGCCGTACGTCTGCCAACTGTGTTCATTCAGGTCATCGCTTTACGACGATATCATCGACCATTTCAACAAG aaacaTGATAAAACCCGACATGTTTTATGTTTCTATTGTTTGAAAGTGTTTAAAGTTTCTCTGTCGTCGCGTCACGGCTGgggtttaactcagagtttcTATCAACATTTACAACGACATCAAACTCACTCGACGTGTCGTAAATGTACAGCGTGTAAACTAGTGTTCGTTACGAAAAACGATTTGAAATTCCATAAATCGACGCATCACGCGACAAACCGGCGCACTGATACCGGTAGAAACT GTATTTCAAACACAGGAAAAACTACATCGAACGAACAAGTAATGATCCAACTAGGTGGCGGTAAAGGTCGAGTTGGAACGAGTCATATTAAATCACTGAATGTACCTCAACACTCTAAAGTGCAGGAAATGTCGTCTGTGAAGATTGTAGAACCAGTCAGTCATCTACGCTGTGTCGAATGTACCAAAGTGATGTCGTCTAGAGGACATTATAA GAAATACATACAATGTTCATTGTGTCGGTTTGCGACGTGTTGTTCTAACTCTTACTCCTCGCACATGTTGAAATATCACGCCGGTTACGGTACCCTCGATATTCCTCTCGAACATCCGCAACCTGAATTCATGTTCTGCTTGTGCGGTTTTCGTAGTCGCTACGGTAACACGCTCG CTCATCATTTAGTATTTTGTAATAAGTTCTCGTGCTATAAAACTCGTCCAGCTCCGCGTTGCGTAGAGGTGTTTGAAACTGTGAGTCCTGATATGTGTGATACCGCCA ACACTGATGAAGTTCCACAAACGATTTTTACTGCTTTGGGTTTAAAACGAAAACGATCTAATGAAG AACCAATCGCCGATGATCCTGACCATATATGTCGCACAATTGTAAGCAGTATTGTCAACGAAGTTGTTCCTTtagaaatcattgaaatacctGATTCAGATCGCG ATGGCGCTAAAGACAATGCTGGAACTGTATCGCTCAAAGGTGTCGAAAACGAGAATATTCGTCGCTCGGACGACAATTTAGAAACGCATAATAACAAACCGGATATCGGCACGGTTACTTTGAAAGCGGAAATAAACGATGAACTCGTAAAATTAGAACTCGTACCGAATCAGTTGGTCGACACCACAGTTGACCCCGCTAAAATAGACATTCTATCTAATGTCATAACTCTTAAAAATGAGAATGCTGAACTGCAAAATGATACGATCAGTTCACAAATTGCGGTCGTTGTTAAAACTGAAGTTGATTCTGATTTAGTTAAAACAAACGAGGCAGAAATTGATAAAACGATGAATTCTATGGAACAATCGGAGAACATTTCTCAGGGAAATGAtgtagtaattactgatacacaTAATGATCAGATCTCGATACCTACCGGTCATAATCAGATAGAAACTGAGTCTAATGTGAATTTGATAAAAGTTGAAGGGACGTGTGATGATCTGGCGAGTACTTATGAGGCAAATGACAATAAGGTAGACACAGTTGACGTAAAGGAGGAAAGGCCAGACACTGATGAG GTAAATGAGGAAAGGCCAGACACTGATGAGGTAAATGAGGAAAGGCCAGACACTGATGAGGTAAATGAGGAAAGGCCAGACACTGATGAGGTAAATGAGGAAAGGCCAGACACTGATGAGGTAAATGAGGAAAGGCCAGACACTGATGAGGTAAATGAGGAAAGGCCAGATACTGATGAGGTAAATGAGGAAAGGCCAGACACTGATGAGGTAAATGAGGAAAGGCCAGACACTGATGAGGTAAATGAGGAAAGGCCAGACACTGATGAGGTAAATGAGGAAAGGCCAGACACTGATGAGGTAAATGAGGAAAGGCCAGACACTGATGAGGTAAATGAGGAAAGGCCAGACACTGATGAGGTAAATGAGGAAAGGCCAGACACTGATGAGGTAAATGAGGAAAGGCCAGACACTGATGAGGTAAATGAGGAAAGGCCAGACACTGATGAGGTAAATGAGGAAAGGCCAGACACTGATGAGGTAAATGAGGAAAGGCCAGACACTGATGAGGTAAATGAGGAAAGGCCAGACACTGATGAGGTAAAGGAGGAAAGGCCAGAAATGGATGATGTAATTGAAGATGAGACAGGTGTTGAGACGAATGAGCAGGTTGTAGATAGTGGTGCCACAAATGACACAGATGTAGAAATGGTTGAGGCAAAGGAACAAGATACAGATTGTAGTGAAGCAATGGAAGTGGATATTTGTAAAGATGTGTCCAATCCTGAAATACTGGCAGTTAATGGATTGCAACATGAACCAAAAAACGGACAATTGattgtaaataaaaataatttgataaatgaaaaagtaaaaactgGAAGTTTGAATTTAGGTTGTAATTCTGACAATAACTGA